From the genome of Myxococcota bacterium:
CGGATCGAGCCCGGAGAGATCGAGCGCACGCTCATGGCGCACCCCACCGTCTCCGACGCCGCGGTGCGCGCCTTCGACGGACGACTCGTCGGCTATCTGACCGGCGCTGGTGTGGAACCCGACGAGGTGTCGCGCTGGCTCGCGGAGCGTCTGCCCGCCGCCATGGTTCCCGAGCGCCTCGTGTGTCTCGAGCGACTGCCGCTCACCGCGAACGGGAAGCTCGACCGGCGTGCGCTTCCCGAACCCAAGAGCGTGGTCGCGGAGGTCCCGTTCGTGGCGCCGGACGGCGCTGCCGAGCAGAAGCTGGCGGAGATCTTCGCCGATGTCCTCGGCGAATCCCGCATCTCGGCGACGGCGAGCTTCTTCGAGCTGGGCGGCCACTCGCTGCTCGCCACGCGGGCCGTCTCCCGGATTCGCGAGGCGTTCTCGACCGAGCTGCCCCTGGCGGCGCTCTTCGAAGAGCCGACGGTGCGCGGGCTGGCGCCCCGGCTGGCCGAGGGCGAGGGCGCAGCGCTACCTCCGCTCGAGCGGGTGCCTCGCGACGGACCACTCCCCGTCTCCTTCGCACAGCGGCGGATGTGGCTCCTGGATCGTCTCGAGCCCGAGGGCCGCGCGGCCTACGCGATCCCGATGGCGGCGCGCGTGCGCGGTCCGCTCGACGTCGACGCGTTCTCGCGCAGCATCGACGCGCTCGTGCAGCGCCACGAAACGCTGCGCACCGTCTTCGCCACCGACGCATCCGGTGAGCCCGTGCAGGTGATCCAGGACGCGAGAACAGCCGCGCCGGTGCGCGTCGCGTCGATCGACTTGCGCGGGCTCGAGGGACAGGAGCAGCAGGACGCGATCGCGCAGGAGCTCGCTTCGCGCACGCTGATCCCCTTCGATCTGGCGGAAGGCCCGCTCCTGCGTGTGGCGCTCTTGCAGGTCGGGTCGGAGGAGCACGTGCTGCTGGCGGTGTGTCACCACGTCATCTTCGACGCCTGGTCGCGGGGCGTCCTGCTCCGGGAGCTGTCGCTGCTCTACGCCGCGCTCTCGCACGGCGCGCCGATTCCCCTCGAGCCGCTCGAGATGCAGTACGCCGACTTCGCCGCGTGGCAGCGCGGCTGGCTATCAGGCGAGCGGCTCGAAGCCGAGCGCGATTACTGGCGTCGCGCGCTGGCAGGTGCTCCGGGTCTGCTTTCGCTGCCCGCAGACCGTCCCCGTCCTTCCCGACCCACCCACCGCGGCGATCGGGTCCTCCTGCGCGTGCCGAGTGAAACCAGCCAGGCCCTCTCGGATCTCGCGAGCCGCGAAGGCGCCACGCCGTTCATGGTGATGCTCGCCGCGTTTCAGGTGTTGCTCGGCCGCTTGACCGGCCGTGATGACCTCGTCGTGGGCTCACCGATCGCGAATCGCCGCCAGCAGGATCTCGAGGGGTTGCTCGGCTTCTTCAGCAATACCGTCGTGCTGCGCACGGATCTCTCCGGTCGGCCGACCTTCCGGGACCTGCTGGGCCGCGTGCGGCGCACGGCGCTCGACGCCTACGCCCACCAGGACCTGCCCTTCGAGGAGCTCGTCGAGATCCTTCCCGTCGAGCGCGACCTGTCGGCGAACCCGCTCTTCCAGGTCGTGTTCACCCTGCGCAACACCCCCCGCGACCCCGTGGCGTTCGAAGGCCTCTCCTTCGAACCGGTCGGCGCGGAGGTTCCGACGTCGAAGTTCGATCTGACCGTGCTGCTCGAGGAGACCGAGGGCGGCCTGCTCGGCAACTTCGAGTTCGCGACCGACCTCTTCGAGCGGGAGACGGTCGAAGGGTGGCGCGACGCCTACGTGCGCTTGCTCGATGCGATCGTCGCCGATCCGGACGCGCGCGTGCGGGACCTGCCGACCGGTCTTCCCGCGTCCTTGCGGCCCGACCCGAGCGAGCGACCGGGCAGCGCGGTGCGCGCGCTGCGGCCCGACGAAACCCTGGCCGATCGTTTCCACTTGCGGGCGCGGCAGCAACCCGACGCGCCGGCGGTGGGACTCGCTGGCGAGAGCCCGGTCGAGACCTCCTTCCTTTCCTACGGCGAGCTCGAGCGGCGGGCCAACCAGCTCGCCCGCACGCTCCGCGAGCGCGGCGTACGCGCCGAAGACCGCGTGGGGCTCTGTGCGGAACGGGGCGTCCACGAGTGGGTGGGCATGCTCGCCGCGTGGAAGCTCGGCGCCGCCTACGTGCCGCTCGATCCGAGCTTCCCCGAGGAACGCCTCGCCTGGATGGTGGAGTCGAGTCGCGTGGAATGGGTGATGACCGCGGGTGCCGCGGCAGCCGACGCCTTGCCGGCCGGGGTGACGACCCTCGCGCTCACCGATCCCGCGAACTACGCCGCTTCGTCCGAGCCACTCGACGCGCCGCCCGGAGGCGCCGAGGGGAGCGCTTACGTGCTCTACACCTCGGGCTCGACGGGTCGCCCGAAGGGCGTGGCGGTGTCCCACCGCGCCGCGGCGTTCTTCCTGGACGCCATGACCGAACGCTTGGGTTGGAACGCGGACACGCGCGTGCTGGCGGTGACGACCCTGAGCTTCGACATCTCACTGCTCGAACGCTGGGGACCGCTCTGGCGGGGCGGCCGTTCCGAAGTCGCGCCGCTCGAGGTCGTGGCGTCGGGTGCGGCGCTCGCCGAGTGTCTCGCGGGGAGCGAGGCTACGGCGCTGCAGGGCACGCCGGCCACCTGGCGGCTCTTGCGCGACGCAGCGTGGCAAGGCGGCGCAGCGCTTCAAGCGCTCGTCGGAGGCGAGGCCCTGCCGACGGAACTCGCCGCGTGGATCGCCGCGCGCGCCGGAGAGGTCTGGAACCTCTACGGACCGACCGAGACCACCGTCTGGTCGACGGCCCATCGCTTCGAGGCCGATGCCTCCGAGGCGGCGAAGGGCACCGTCGAGCTGGGCACGCCGCTCGGCGCGACGCGGCTCGCCGTCCTCGACGCCGAGGGCCGGCCGGCGCCCGTCGGTGTCTGGGGTGAACTCGCGATCGGCGGAGGCGGCGTCACGCGCGGCTACGAGGGTCGGGGGGCAGAGACCGCGCTGCGCTTCGTCCCCGATCCCTTCGCGCCCGCGTCCGAACCCGGCGCTCGCCTGTATCGCACGGGAGACCTGTGTCGGCTGCGCCGCGACGGGGGCCTCGAGTACGGCGGTCGCGGGGACGGCCAGGTGAAACTGCGCGGGTTCCGGATCGAGCTGGGTGAGATCGAAGCCCAACTCGTCGCCGACGACGCGGTGGCCGCGGCCGCCGTCGTTCCCGTCGACGAAACGCTCGTCGCGTTCGTAGTCGCACAGGACGCCGATTCCGCGCCTGCGGTGGACGGTCTCCGCGCCGGGCTCGCGGCGACCCTGCCCGCGTACATGGTGCCGCGTCGGGTCCAGTGTCTCGACGCACTTCCGCTCACGCCCAACGGGAAGATCGATCGTTCTGCGCTCGCGGGGCGGGTGTCCGCGGACGACGGCGCGTCGCCGGCCTTCGCGGCGCCGCGGACGGAGACCGAGACGGCTCTCGCGTCGATCTTCGCGGAGGTGCTCGGCCGGGATGCGGTGAGCGTCGATGCGAGCTTCTTCGACCTCGGAGGGCACTCGCTCCTGGCGACGCGCGTGGCCATCCGGATTCGCGAGGAACTCGGCGTGGAGATCCCGCTGCGGATGCTCTTCGAGGCGTCGACGGTCGCCGCCCTTGCGCAAGCGGTGGACGCGGGCGAAGTCGCGGGGCACGAAGCCGGCGCACCGAGCGCGCCGATTCGGGTCGACGAGCGGCCGGCCAGGATTCCACTGAGCTACGCGCAGGAGCGGCTCTGGTTCCTCGACCAGCTGAACCCGGGTGACGCGTCCTACGCGATTCCCTTCGCGCTGCGGCTCGCGGGCCCGCTGGATGTGGACGCGCTACACGCGGCGCTCCAGGCGGTCGTGGATCGCCACGAGGTGCTACGAACGACCTTCGCGGCGGTGGAGGGGCTTCCGGAGCAGTGCGTCCACCCATCTGGATCCGAACTCGCGCGTGTGGCGGCGTCGCTCGCCGTCGTCGACGCATCCCAGGAAGACCTCGCGCAGCGCGACGCCCGCGCGCGCGATCTGGTGTTCGCGGCAGCGCGTCAGCCCTTCGACCTGGCGACCGGACCGTTGATGCGCACGACCCTCGTGCGACTCGCGCCCGACGTGCACGTGGTGGCGCTCGTGACCCACCACATCGTGAGCGACGGCTGGTCGGCGGGCGTCCTCGCCCGCGAGCTCACCGCGCTCTACGCCGCGCAGACGAGGGGGGCGCCGAGCCCGCTCGCGCCGCTCG
Proteins encoded in this window:
- a CDS encoding amino acid adenylation domain-containing protein, translated to MERTLMAHPTVSDAAVRAFDGRLVGYLTGAGVEPDEVSRWLAERLPAAMVPERLVCLERLPLTANGKLDRRALPEPKSVVAEVPFVAPDGAAEQKLAEIFADVLGESRISATASFFELGGHSLLATRAVSRIREAFSTELPLAALFEEPTVRGLAPRLAEGEGAALPPLERVPRDGPLPVSFAQRRMWLLDRLEPEGRAAYAIPMAARVRGPLDVDAFSRSIDALVQRHETLRTVFATDASGEPVQVIQDARTAAPVRVASIDLRGLEGQEQQDAIAQELASRTLIPFDLAEGPLLRVALLQVGSEEHVLLAVCHHVIFDAWSRGVLLRELSLLYAALSHGAPIPLEPLEMQYADFAAWQRGWLSGERLEAERDYWRRALAGAPGLLSLPADRPRPSRPTHRGDRVLLRVPSETSQALSDLASREGATPFMVMLAAFQVLLGRLTGRDDLVVGSPIANRRQQDLEGLLGFFSNTVVLRTDLSGRPTFRDLLGRVRRTALDAYAHQDLPFEELVEILPVERDLSANPLFQVVFTLRNTPRDPVAFEGLSFEPVGAEVPTSKFDLTVLLEETEGGLLGNFEFATDLFERETVEGWRDAYVRLLDAIVADPDARVRDLPTGLPASLRPDPSERPGSAVRALRPDETLADRFHLRARQQPDAPAVGLAGESPVETSFLSYGELERRANQLARTLRERGVRAEDRVGLCAERGVHEWVGMLAAWKLGAAYVPLDPSFPEERLAWMVESSRVEWVMTAGAAAADALPAGVTTLALTDPANYAASSEPLDAPPGGAEGSAYVLYTSGSTGRPKGVAVSHRAAAFFLDAMTERLGWNADTRVLAVTTLSFDISLLERWGPLWRGGRSEVAPLEVVASGAALAECLAGSEATALQGTPATWRLLRDAAWQGGAALQALVGGEALPTELAAWIAARAGEVWNLYGPTETTVWSTAHRFEADASEAAKGTVELGTPLGATRLAVLDAEGRPAPVGVWGELAIGGGGVTRGYEGRGAETALRFVPDPFAPASEPGARLYRTGDLCRLRRDGGLEYGGRGDGQVKLRGFRIELGEIEAQLVADDAVAAAAVVPVDETLVAFVVAQDADSAPAVDGLRAGLAATLPAYMVPRRVQCLDALPLTPNGKIDRSALAGRVSADDGASPAFAAPRTETETALASIFAEVLGRDAVSVDASFFDLGGHSLLATRVAIRIREELGVEIPLRMLFEASTVAALAQAVDAGEVAGHEAGAPSAPIRVDERPARIPLSYAQERLWFLDQLNPGDASYAIPFALRLAGPLDVDALHAALQAVVDRHEVLRTTFAAVEGLPEQCVHPSGSELARVAASLAVVDASQEDLAQRDARARDLVFAAARQPFDLATGPLMRTTLVRLAPDVHVVALVTHHIVSDGWSAGVLARELTALYAAQTRGAPSPLAPLEIQYADWAIHERQVLDESALEREIAHWRRALAGVPQQLVAPDLEEPSRPAEASFEIDGAVLDRLEALARAHDASLFMVCLAAFQLLLGREGNTEDVVVGTDVAHRTHGATESLIGFFVNVLALRTRLDGAPSFAELVGRVRETCLEAYEHQDVPFARVAGAIGERREDGRSPLVQVLFVLQNLPSVAIELGDVRAEVLEPAEPTTKFDLALFFRRHGGGLAGTWRYDAGRFSPDRVERLARRLEALLATVAATPDVGIDALDLRTPAEREAERDRSGRRKAGRRSRLRRAAARPVATEAASPIEVGAAVEGLRPSDASAPLCIAATGTEADLVGWVRNERGVLEQALQQHGAVLLRGGPFHDEKAFEALGRAVVGELYGEYGDLPRSPVSGRVYGSTPYPPDRSILFHNESAHLTSWPTRIFFGCVIPAETRGETPVADGRAVLAALPDDVRERFETLGLRYSRTFTAGLDVRWQDFFRTDDPRVVEQRGAETGTEVEWDADGTLRIADRRPAIGPHPDHGWPVWFNQIALHHPRYLDAAVREALLGKYGIERLPRNVTFGDGSVIEERDLACVDRAYEAARVEFPWRRGDVLVVDNERVSHARNPFTGERKIIVAMGRMRTPDGILGTSEEDR